In Flavobacterium lacustre, a genomic segment contains:
- a CDS encoding ImmA/IrrE family metallo-endopeptidase, with product MKLVYQVKGEKTPVDGVSFWSNGNPAIGITLRHHRLDNFVFTLFHELGHIYKHLVNNDTAEFIDLEMKNEEEEYKNSVEEKQANHFAQNGLINYEDWNKFKKNLPQNNNDAAMMAFAKQVKIHPSIVRGRVCFALNNFRSFTSISNDIN from the coding sequence ATTAAGTTAGTCTATCAGGTAAAAGGAGAAAAAACACCAGTAGATGGAGTATCTTTTTGGAGTAATGGAAATCCGGCTATCGGAATAACACTGCGACACCATCGCTTGGATAATTTTGTATTTACTTTGTTTCATGAATTGGGACATATCTATAAGCATCTGGTAAATAATGACACCGCAGAGTTTATTGATTTAGAAATGAAAAACGAAGAAGAAGAATACAAAAACTCTGTAGAAGAAAAACAAGCGAATCATTTTGCCCAAAACGGCCTAATCAATTACGAAGATTGGAACAAATTCAAAAAGAATTTACCTCAAAACAACAACGATGCAGCAATGATGGCTTTTGCCAAACAAGTTAAAATTCATCCAAGTATCGTTAGGGGAAGAGTTTGTTTTGCCCTGAATAATTTCCGGAGCTTCACTTCAATAAGTAATGATATAAATTAA
- a CDS encoding MFS transporter has product MKKNDPYAALRYKEFNIFLLLRFAMVFAWSMQFIIIEWQVYSLTKNPLSLGIIGLMEVIPAISMALFAGHIVDQKEKKGLLFKCILGFSVISFGLFLLTWPPVVSDVSTQTILYSIYFLVFLGGLVRAFLGPTIFSLLALIVPKKEYANAATWSSSVWQISSVLGPAVAGFSITWIGVHWSMCFVLACSIFALIALSQIATKPILNPKIGEPIMDSLKEGVKFVFNNKTILGALSLDMIAVLFGGAVALLPVFAQDILKVGPEGFGVLRAAPAVGSFLILIVSAYIPFNKNAGMKLLSAIFAFGICIIVFGLSSVFWLSVAALFLSGIFDGISVVIRQTILQLKTPDHMRGRVSAVNSIFVGSSNELGAFESGLTAKLMGTVTAVVFGGSMTLLTVFITGVVSPTFRKLDLQKDIEEHQKG; this is encoded by the coding sequence ATGAAAAAAAATGATCCATACGCAGCCTTGCGTTATAAAGAATTCAATATATTTTTACTGTTGCGATTTGCGATGGTTTTTGCCTGGTCAATGCAATTTATCATCATTGAATGGCAAGTTTACAGTTTAACCAAAAATCCGCTTTCATTAGGAATCATAGGTTTAATGGAAGTTATTCCTGCTATTTCTATGGCTTTATTTGCGGGCCATATTGTTGATCAAAAAGAAAAAAAAGGACTGCTTTTTAAATGTATTTTAGGATTTTCAGTCATTAGTTTTGGTTTGTTTTTATTGACATGGCCACCCGTTGTAAGCGATGTTTCTACCCAAACTATTTTGTATTCCATCTATTTTCTGGTGTTTTTGGGTGGTTTGGTCAGAGCTTTTTTGGGACCTACTATTTTCTCTCTTTTAGCATTAATTGTTCCCAAAAAAGAATACGCTAATGCCGCCACATGGAGTAGTTCTGTTTGGCAAATCAGTTCCGTTTTAGGCCCTGCTGTGGCTGGTTTTTCTATCACTTGGATTGGTGTTCATTGGTCAATGTGTTTCGTTTTGGCCTGCTCCATTTTTGCCTTAATTGCTTTGTCTCAAATTGCAACCAAACCTATTTTGAATCCAAAAATTGGAGAACCGATTATGGACAGTTTGAAAGAAGGGGTAAAATTTGTTTTCAATAATAAAACCATTTTAGGAGCTTTATCACTAGATATGATTGCAGTACTTTTTGGTGGAGCTGTAGCATTATTACCCGTATTTGCACAAGATATTTTAAAAGTGGGCCCCGAAGGATTTGGTGTTTTAAGAGCTGCCCCGGCAGTTGGTTCTTTTTTAATTCTTATAGTTTCTGCTTATATTCCATTTAATAAAAATGCGGGAATGAAACTTTTATCCGCCATTTTTGCCTTCGGCATTTGCATTATTGTCTTTGGACTTTCCTCTGTTTTTTGGTTATCGGTTGCGGCTTTATTTTTAAGTGGCATATTTGACGGCATTTCTGTAGTGATTCGTCAAACTATTTTACAACTCAAAACTCCCGATCACATGCGAGGCAGAGTTTCTGCAGTAAACTCAATATTTGTAGGTTCTTCAAATGAATTGGGTGCTTTTGAAAGTGGATTAACAGCCAAGCTGATGGGAACAGTTACTGCAGTAGTTTTTGGCGGAAGCATGACCCTTTTGACGGTATTTATTACTGGAGTCGTTTCTCCTACCTTCAGAAAATTAGATTTGCAAAAGGATATAGAAGAACATCAAAAAGGATAA
- a CDS encoding enoyl-CoA hydratase/isomerase family protein, with protein MVSQNSVGSLSIAIENKMATLEFGHPASNSFPRELLDRLTNEINNLSANPEVSLLIIKSKGTGVFCAGASFDELLAVSNEEEGTEFFTGFANLMNAMRKCPKLIVGRIQGKAIGGGVGIAAACDYVLATEQASIKLSELAIGIGPFVIEPAVSRKIGKTALSEMTLAAHEWKTASWAKEKGLFANTFETIEALDTALADFCSKLVNFNPQALIEMKKVFWEGTAHWEILLLERAAISGKLVLSDYTKKALNQFKK; from the coding sequence ATGGTATCACAAAATTCAGTTGGATCACTCTCTATTGCTATCGAAAATAAAATGGCTACCCTTGAATTTGGGCATCCGGCCAGTAATTCTTTTCCCAGAGAATTATTAGACCGTTTGACAAATGAAATCAATAATCTTAGTGCTAATCCAGAAGTTTCATTGTTAATTATAAAAAGTAAAGGAACGGGAGTTTTTTGTGCCGGCGCTTCTTTTGATGAACTTTTAGCTGTTTCTAATGAAGAAGAAGGAACCGAATTTTTTACAGGATTTGCCAATTTGATGAATGCCATGCGAAAATGCCCTAAATTAATTGTTGGTCGTATTCAAGGAAAAGCAATTGGCGGAGGCGTTGGTATTGCTGCTGCCTGTGACTATGTTTTGGCAACAGAACAAGCTTCGATAAAATTATCTGAATTGGCTATTGGCATTGGTCCGTTTGTAATTGAGCCTGCAGTTTCCAGAAAAATAGGAAAAACAGCTTTGTCCGAAATGACTTTGGCAGCACACGAATGGAAAACTGCCAGTTGGGCTAAAGAGAAAGGGTTATTTGCCAATACTTTTGAAACCATAGAAGCATTAGATACTGCTTTGGCTGATTTTTGTTCAAAGTTGGTAAACTTCAATCCGCAAGCTTTAATCGAAATGAAAAAAGTGTTCTGGGAAGGAACAGCACATTGGGAAATTTTACTGTTAGAGCGTGCTGCGATTTCAGGAAAATTAGTGCTTTCCGATTATACAAAAAAGGCATTGAATCAATTTAAAAAATAA
- a CDS encoding UDP-2,3-diacylglucosamine diphosphatase — translation MQLSNNKKIYFASDQHFGAPTPELSFPREQKFVAWLDEVKADAEAIFLLGDLFDFWFEYKTVVPKGFIRVLGKLAEIRDSGIPIYFFVGNHDLWMHDYFQKELNIPVFHDNQEFTFGDKTFLIGHGDGKGPGDMGYKRMKKVFTNPFSKWLFRWLHPDIGVGLAQYLSVKNKLISGDEDVKFLGEDNEWLILYSKRKLETKHYNYLIFGHRHLPMKVTIGENAEYVNLGDWITYFTYGVFDGETFEIKKY, via the coding sequence ATGCAATTATCCAATAACAAAAAAATATATTTCGCTTCCGACCAACATTTTGGTGCGCCAACACCTGAATTGAGTTTTCCTAGAGAACAAAAATTCGTGGCTTGGCTCGACGAAGTAAAAGCAGATGCGGAAGCTATTTTTTTATTAGGTGATTTATTTGATTTTTGGTTCGAATATAAAACGGTTGTTCCCAAAGGGTTTATCCGTGTTTTAGGTAAACTGGCAGAAATTCGTGATAGTGGTATTCCGATTTATTTTTTCGTTGGAAACCATGATTTATGGATGCATGATTATTTTCAAAAAGAATTAAATATTCCCGTTTTTCATGATAATCAGGAATTTACTTTTGGAGATAAAACTTTTCTTATTGGTCACGGAGACGGAAAAGGACCGGGTGATATGGGCTATAAACGAATGAAAAAAGTGTTTACAAATCCGTTTTCAAAATGGCTTTTCAGATGGCTTCATCCTGATATTGGAGTTGGTTTGGCACAATATCTCTCGGTTAAAAATAAATTGATTTCCGGTGATGAAGATGTAAAATTCCTCGGCGAAGATAACGAATGGCTGATTCTCTATTCCAAAAGAAAATTAGAAACTAAACATTATAATTACCTTATTTTCGGACACCGTCATTTACCTATGAAAGTAACTATTGGCGAAAACGCTGAGTATGTGAATCTGGGCGACTGGATTACCTATTTTACGTATGGTGTTTTTGATGGTGAAACTTTTGAGATTAAAAAGTATTAA
- a CDS encoding 6-pyruvoyl trahydropterin synthase family protein: MSNIRITKKFSFETGHALYGYDGKCKNVHGHSYKLSVTVIGSPIVDRNNAKFGMVIDFTDLKKIVKEEIVDQFDHATVFNETTPHIELANELKSRGHHVILVDYQPTSENMVVDFSQRIISRLPVGIKLFSLKLQETESSFAEWFASDNL, translated from the coding sequence ATGAGCAATATCAGAATCACAAAAAAATTTAGTTTCGAAACAGGACATGCCCTTTATGGTTATGATGGGAAGTGTAAAAATGTTCACGGACACAGTTATAAACTATCAGTAACAGTAATTGGATCTCCAATTGTTGATCGAAATAATGCAAAATTTGGGATGGTTATTGATTTTACGGATTTAAAAAAAATTGTAAAAGAAGAGATTGTTGATCAATTTGACCATGCTACTGTTTTTAATGAAACTACACCTCATATCGAATTGGCAAATGAATTAAAAAGTCGTGGACATCACGTTATTTTAGTTGATTATCAGCCAACAAGTGAAAACATGGTTGTTGATTTTTCGCAAAGAATTATCAGCAGATTGCCAGTTGGAATTAAATTATTTTCCTTAAAACTTCAGGAAACAGAATCCTCTTTTGCAGAATGGTTTGCAAGTGATAATTTGTAA
- the recJ gene encoding single-stranded-DNA-specific exonuclease RecJ, with protein sequence MRWTIKPKPSKDKVQQLAQALNVEDFVATLLVQRGIETFEEAKHFFRPTLNDLHDPYLMKDMEKAVERIENAIANQENILVFGDYDVDGTTAVSLVSSYLKSYYPNVATYIPDRYDEGYGISFKGIDFADDNEFSLIIALDCGIKSIDHVAYAKERNIDFIICDHHRPGAFLPEAIAVLDPKRDDCNYPYDELCGCGIGFKLIQALGKNRNQTIDDLILYLDLVAAAIAADIVPMTGENRVLAYFGLQVINAEPRPGIKALFHQLKKQTLDITDVVFIIAPRINAAGRIKHGNHAVELLTEFNFEQAQQFASEIEAYNTERKDLDKLITKEALLQIEKNKEKERFTTVVFQEDWHKGVIGIVASRLIETYYRPTLVFTKSGDKYAASARSVKGFDVYNALEACSEHLEQFGGHMYAAGMTLKEENYDNFKKAFEKVVQETIHPDLLIREITVDSEIDFVNITRKLSRILKQFEPFGPQNMTPVFLTKNVKDTGYGKPMGQDDEHLRLFVKQNNSEGIAAIGFGLGNKLDLTTHQKQFQTVYCIDENEWNGKISLQLRLKDIKIDS encoded by the coding sequence ATGCGTTGGACTATCAAACCAAAACCTTCCAAGGACAAGGTACAACAATTGGCACAAGCCTTGAATGTGGAAGATTTTGTGGCAACCTTATTAGTACAACGCGGTATAGAAACTTTCGAAGAAGCCAAACATTTTTTTCGTCCCACTTTAAACGATTTACACGATCCGTATCTGATGAAAGATATGGAAAAAGCAGTTGAACGAATAGAAAACGCGATTGCAAATCAGGAAAATATTCTTGTTTTTGGTGATTATGATGTTGACGGAACAACAGCCGTTTCGCTGGTTTCTTCCTATCTAAAAAGTTATTATCCCAATGTTGCAACGTATATTCCGGATCGTTATGATGAAGGTTACGGCATTTCTTTCAAAGGAATTGACTTTGCCGATGACAATGAATTTTCATTAATTATTGCGTTAGATTGCGGCATAAAATCTATTGATCATGTGGCTTACGCCAAAGAACGAAATATCGACTTCATTATTTGTGACCACCACAGACCGGGGGCATTTTTACCCGAAGCTATTGCCGTTCTCGATCCAAAAAGAGACGATTGTAACTATCCTTACGATGAATTATGCGGTTGTGGAATTGGCTTTAAGTTAATTCAGGCATTAGGCAAAAACAGAAACCAAACTATTGATGATTTAATTCTGTATTTAGATTTGGTTGCTGCCGCAATTGCTGCAGATATTGTTCCGATGACGGGTGAAAATCGAGTTTTGGCTTATTTTGGATTACAAGTTATCAATGCAGAACCAAGACCCGGAATTAAAGCCTTATTTCATCAATTAAAAAAACAAACTTTAGATATCACCGATGTAGTTTTCATCATCGCACCCAGAATAAATGCCGCCGGACGTATTAAACACGGAAATCATGCGGTTGAATTATTAACCGAATTCAATTTTGAACAAGCCCAACAATTCGCTTCAGAAATTGAGGCGTATAACACCGAACGAAAGGATTTAGACAAATTAATCACTAAAGAAGCGCTGCTGCAAATTGAGAAAAACAAAGAAAAAGAGCGCTTCACCACAGTCGTTTTTCAAGAAGATTGGCACAAAGGAGTAATTGGAATTGTAGCTTCAAGATTGATAGAAACCTATTATCGTCCGACCTTAGTTTTTACCAAAAGTGGCGATAAATATGCCGCTTCGGCTCGTTCTGTAAAAGGTTTTGATGTCTACAATGCACTCGAAGCCTGCTCGGAACATTTAGAGCAATTTGGCGGACACATGTATGCAGCCGGAATGACGCTGAAAGAGGAAAACTACGATAACTTTAAAAAGGCTTTCGAAAAAGTGGTTCAAGAAACCATTCATCCCGATTTATTAATCCGGGAAATCACCGTGGATTCTGAAATAGATTTTGTAAATATTACACGTAAACTTTCTCGAATTCTAAAACAATTTGAACCTTTTGGACCTCAAAATATGACACCTGTTTTCTTAACCAAAAACGTAAAAGACACCGGTTACGGAAAACCAATGGGACAGGACGACGAGCATTTAAGACTTTTTGTAAAACAAAATAATTCCGAGGGTATTGCCGCAATTGGCTTTGGCTTAGGAAACAAACTTGATTTAACCACTCATCAAAAACAGTTTCAAACCGTATATTGCATCGATGAAAATGAGTGGAACGGAAAAATAAGTTTACAATTACGATTGAAAGATATTAAAATTGACTCCTGA